The following coding sequences lie in one Primulina huaijiensis isolate GDHJ02 chromosome 2, ASM1229523v2, whole genome shotgun sequence genomic window:
- the LOC140961216 gene encoding protein CHLORORESPIRATORY REDUCTION 6, chloroplastic, which yields MACIRPLYPHSCPLKQPIPSSSTPPFFHCKSTFSTQPQRLVSLAVSFNPSGSYDFSLYDDENDTPRAPPPMPPTEGRYDVVIDNDIIARLDLSPFHDATGITSPESANPKDYLERSIGFTINYVREDGGDPRELSEFPEIRLWFVRLDAMYPWLPVVLDWRAGELARYAAMLVPHQMSMRTGIVFNPEALEIFVVNKVFVAYLWLKEHGIPKPRLKAKDMARMLGFGIGDDLFDLVDGQTTNQISPSK from the exons ATGGCTTGCATAAGACCTCTTTATCCACATTCTTGTCCACTCAAACAGCCCATTCCCTCTTCCTCCACTCCGCCATTTTTTCACTGCAAATCAACCTTCAGTACCCAACCCCAAAGGCTCGTTTCACTTGCGGTCTCGTTCAATCCTTCTGGGAGCTATGATTTCTCCTTGTACGACGATGAAAATG ATACACCAAGAGCACCTCCTCCAATGCCTCCGACGGAGGGGCGGTATGACGTAGTAATCGACAATGATATCATCGCTCGGCTCGACTTATCCCCGTTTCATGACGCCACCGGGATAACGTCCCCCGAATCGG CAAATCCAAAGGATTATCTAGAACGTAGCATCGGATTTACGATTAATTATGTTAGAGAAGATGGAGGTGATCCACGAGAACTGTCTGAATTCCCTGAAATAAGGCTATGGTTTGTAAGATTGGATGCTATGTACCCATGGCTCCCTGTTGTCTTGGACTGGAGAGCAGGAGAGCTTGCACGCTATGCTGCCATGCTTGTACCTCACCAG ATGAGTATGAGAACAGGGATAGTATTCAACCCAGAGGCGCTCGAAATATTCGTGGTGAATAAAGTGTTTGTCGCGTACTTGTGGTTGAAGGAGCACGGCATTCCTAAGCCGAGATTGAAGGCTAAAGACATGGCGAGGATGCTTGGTTTTGGGATTGGAGATGATCTCTTTGATTTGGTTGATGGCCAAACCACCAACCAAATAAGCCCCTCgaaataa
- the LOC140971337 gene encoding uncharacterized protein: protein MAAAHFPAAHFQRPSTPVTTKSSSAATFFHSLPKYATKTKSSPPLKFTYNKDFRRVFKLRSITQETESQPKPSSTSDTQQHLVEFLYEDLPHLFDDQGIDRTAYDERVNFRDPITKHGSIGGYLFNIAMLKKLFNPDFQLHWVKQTGAYEITTRWTMVMKFALLPWKPELVFTGTSVMGINPQTNKFCSHLDYWDSIENNEYFSVEGLLEVLKQLRFYKIPDLETPKYQILKRTANYEVRKYEPFIVVETDTDKLSGSSGFNSVAGYIFGKNGTMEKIPMTTPVFTQAFDPEISKLSIQIVLPADKDLSSLPAPNQDSVKLNKVEGGIAAVSRFSGKPTDDIAREKENALRSALVRDGLNPKVGCTLARYNDPGRTWSFIMRNEILIWLEEFSLD from the exons ATGGCAGCCGCACATTTCCCCGCCGCACATTTCCAGCGGCCGAGCACCCCGGTCACCACCAAGTCCTCCTCCGCTGCCACCTTCTTCCACTCTCTCCCTAAGTACGCCACCAAAACCAAATCTTCACCTCCACTCAAATTCACATACAATAAAGATTTCAGGCGTGTGTTTAAGCTTAGAAGCATAACCCAAGAAACCGAAAGCCAGCCCAAACCAAGCTCAACCTCCGACACGCAGCAGCATTTGGTGGAGTTCTTGTACGAGGATCTTCCCCATCTGTTTGATGATCAAGGGATTGATCGGACGGCTTATGACGAGCGTGTGAATTTCAGAGATCCCATCACGAAGCACGGAAGTATCGGGGGGTACCTCTTCAATATCGCCATGTTGAAGAAGCTCTTCAACCCAGATTTCCAGTTGCACTGGGTTAAACAG ACAGGAGCTTATGAGATAACTACAAGATGGACTATGGTGATGAAGTTTGCTCTATTGCCTTGGAAGCCTGAATTAGTCTTCACAGGCACTTCTGTTATGGGCATCAACCCACAAACTAATAAATTCTGCAGCCATCTG GACTATTGGGATTCCATTGAGAACAATGAATATTTCTCTGTGGAAGGTTTACTTGAAGTGCTGAAGCAA CTGCGTTTTTACAAGATTCCGGACTTGGAAACACCTAAATATCAGATACTGAAACGAACTGCCAATTATGAG GTAAGAAAGTATGAGCCATTTATCGTGGTCGAAACAGATACGGACAAGCTATCTGGTTCAAGCGGCTTTAACTCGGTTGCTGG GTACATATTTGGGAAAAATGGCACAATGGAGAAAATACCAATGACAACTCCGGTGTTTACTCAAGCATTTGACCCGGAGATCTCCAAGCTTTCTATTCAAATAGTTCTTCCGGCAGACAAAGATTTGAGCAGTTTACCAGCTCCAAATCAAGATAGTGTTAAGTTGAATAAAGTTGAAGGTGGTATAGCTGCAGTTTCAAGATTCAGTGGAAAACCAACAGATGATATTGCTCGAGAGAAGGAAAACGCACTTCGATCTGCACTCGTAAGAGACGGTCTGAATCCCAAAGTCGGTTGTACGCTAGCTCGATATAACGATCCCGGTCGAACTTGGAGTTTTATAATG AGGAATGAAATTCTTATATGGCTTGAAGAGTTTTCGTTGGACTGA
- the LOC140958207 gene encoding uncharacterized protein, whose amino-acid sequence MAAYSARKSSGPVLRSTPPTNRQFSSRTPSFRPTSPAISFFLDRPVSPNHRISVSPPAVQKRTCMCSPTNHPGSFRCSLHKAGFSNSSASRNSKTTSYASSTRLSMRRSAMTNSLVRIGTVEGDLVRRALASLIRPSSHQQRRRGQFKPCASRLSHMSR is encoded by the coding sequence ATGGCAGCTTATTCTGCTCGGAAATCCAGCGGTCCGGTTCTCCGGTCGACCCCACCGACTAACCGGCAATTCTCCTCCCGTACGCCGTCGTTTCGCCCGACATCCCCAGCCATTAGCTTCTTCCTGGACCGACCCGTTTCCCCGAACCACCGCATCTCCGTGTCTCCCCCTGCGGTTCAGAAGAGGACGTGTATGTGCTCGCCGACTAACCACCCCGGTTCGTTCCGTTGCAGCCTGCACAAAGCCGGGTTCAGCAACAGCAGTGCTTCGAGGAACTCGAAAACGACGTCGTACGCCAGCTCGACCAGGCTGAGCATGAGGCGCTCTGCCATGACTAACTCTCTGGTCCGAATCGGAACCGTGGAAGGGGATTTGGTGAGGAGAGCCCTCGCGTCTTTGATCCGGCCGTCGTCGCATCAGCAGCGGCGCCGTGGCCAGTTCAAGCCGTGCGCTAGCCGCCTCTCCCACATGTCCCGATAA
- the LOC140971334 gene encoding uncharacterized protein isoform X6, with the protein MSTRTSNISIRLVAGSPLPCSLLVTCTLTNIDLQLEPSNGADGLLPFLHEELKDDLEEGKIGRILGIVKCYFTDSSSKNSYDDESGSAPSSIRSQAFSLSSYFQSMYEVLNKIGKGGYGRVFECRHKLDGMTYAVKKIPFNEDNEDQVIQEVKIMAQLHHPNIVRYHQSWIEEGYDLSSADDESCSTDNSNPPTKTLYVAMEFCHGGTLEGIIKNPLDMGTIEKYFTQMAKGLGHIHEKGIIHRDLSKQNVMLDSNGDIKIGDFGFAMLFDRGADGSSMTSTSGPVGNVSYRSPEMTRSPTFINDKTDIFSLGLMMFEMVHHMTTQSERARKFDQIRNGSLDWSTINLRSYDFIIELLEINPCKRSSAKEVLDLVGDLREF; encoded by the exons ACTTGTAGCGGGGAGTCCTCTCCCATGTTCTCTTTTGGTGACCTGCACTCTTACAAATATTGACCTGCAGCTGGAACCAAGCAATGGAGCTGATGGATTACTTCCATTTCTACATGAAGAG CTGAAAGATGATCTTGAAGAGGGAAAGATAGGCAGAATCTTGGGCATTGTTAAATGTTACTTCACGGATAGTTCTTCCAAAAAT TCTTATGACGATGAAAGTGGATCTGCTCCGTCGAGCATTAGAAGCCAAGCCTTTTCTTTATCTTCATACTTCCAGTCCATGTATGAAGTATTGAACAAAATCG GAAAAGGTGGATATGGTCGTGTCTTTGAATGTAGACACAAACTCGACGGGATGACATACGCAGTGAAAAAGATTCCATTCAATGAAGATAATGAAGATCAGGTCATCCA GGAGGTCAAGATAATGGCGCAATTGCATCATCCAAACATTGTTCGTTATCATCAG TCTTGGATTGAGGAAGGTTATGACCTATCTAGTGCCGATGATGAGTCATGTAGCACAGATAATTCTAATCCACCAACCAAGACACTCTATGTGGCAATGGAGTTTTGCCATGGGgg GACATTGGAAGGCATAATAAAAAACCCACTGGATATGGGTACGATTGAGAAGTATTTTACGCAGATGGCCAAAGGTTTGGGACACATCCACGAAAAGGGCATAATCCATAGAGACTTGTCTAAGCAAAATGTAATGCTGGACTCAAATGGGGACATCAAAATAGGAGATTTCGGATTTG CCATGCTCTTTGATAGGGGAGCAGACGgtagttcaatgacgagtacATCCGGACCAGTAGGAAATGTATCCTACCGTTCTCCAGAAATGACAAGATCTCCTACGTTTATAAATGATAAGACAGATATCTTCTCGCTCGGATTGATGATGTTTGAGATGGTTCATCACATGACGACTCAATCCGAAAGAGCGCGTAAGTTTGATCAAATAAGAAATGGCTCGTTAGATTGGAGCACTATAAATCTGAGATCCTACGATTTTATCATCGAGCTACTGGAAATCAATCCATGCAAGCGTAGTTCCGCGAAAGAAGTTTTGGATTTAGTTGGGGATTTgagagaattttaa
- the LOC140971334 gene encoding uncharacterized protein isoform X8, with protein MVFSLHPSYDDESGSAPSSIRSQAFSLSSYFQSMYEVLNKIGKGGYGRVFECRHKLDGMTYAVKKIPFNEDNEDQVIQEVKIMAQLHHPNIVRYHQSWIEEGYDLSSADDESCSTDNSNPPTKTLYVAMEFCHGGTLEGIIKNPLDMGTIEKYFTQMAKGLGHIHEKGIIHRDLSKQNVMLDSNGDIKIGDFGFAMLFDRGADGSSMTSTSGPVGNVSYRSPEMTRSPTFINDKTDIFSLGLMMFEMVHHMTTQSERARKFDQIRNGSLDWSTINLRSYDFIIELLEINPCKRSSAKEVLDLVGDLREF; from the exons TCTTATGACGATGAAAGTGGATCTGCTCCGTCGAGCATTAGAAGCCAAGCCTTTTCTTTATCTTCATACTTCCAGTCCATGTATGAAGTATTGAACAAAATCG GAAAAGGTGGATATGGTCGTGTCTTTGAATGTAGACACAAACTCGACGGGATGACATACGCAGTGAAAAAGATTCCATTCAATGAAGATAATGAAGATCAGGTCATCCA GGAGGTCAAGATAATGGCGCAATTGCATCATCCAAACATTGTTCGTTATCATCAG TCTTGGATTGAGGAAGGTTATGACCTATCTAGTGCCGATGATGAGTCATGTAGCACAGATAATTCTAATCCACCAACCAAGACACTCTATGTGGCAATGGAGTTTTGCCATGGGgg GACATTGGAAGGCATAATAAAAAACCCACTGGATATGGGTACGATTGAGAAGTATTTTACGCAGATGGCCAAAGGTTTGGGACACATCCACGAAAAGGGCATAATCCATAGAGACTTGTCTAAGCAAAATGTAATGCTGGACTCAAATGGGGACATCAAAATAGGAGATTTCGGATTTG CCATGCTCTTTGATAGGGGAGCAGACGgtagttcaatgacgagtacATCCGGACCAGTAGGAAATGTATCCTACCGTTCTCCAGAAATGACAAGATCTCCTACGTTTATAAATGATAAGACAGATATCTTCTCGCTCGGATTGATGATGTTTGAGATGGTTCATCACATGACGACTCAATCCGAAAGAGCGCGTAAGTTTGATCAAATAAGAAATGGCTCGTTAGATTGGAGCACTATAAATCTGAGATCCTACGATTTTATCATCGAGCTACTGGAAATCAATCCATGCAAGCGTAGTTCCGCGAAAGAAGTTTTGGATTTAGTTGGGGATTTgagagaattttaa
- the LOC140971334 gene encoding uncharacterized protein isoform X7, which yields MEVAKQKSYDDESGSAPSSIRSQAFSLSSYFQSMYEVLNKIGKGGYGRVFECRHKLDGMTYAVKKIPFNEDNEDQVIQEVKIMAQLHHPNIVRYHQSWIEEGYDLSSADDESCSTDNSNPPTKTLYVAMEFCHGGTLEGIIKNPLDMGTIEKYFTQMAKGLGHIHEKGIIHRDLSKQNVMLDSNGDIKIGDFGFAMLFDRGADGSSMTSTSGPVGNVSYRSPEMTRSPTFINDKTDIFSLGLMMFEMVHHMTTQSERARKFDQIRNGSLDWSTINLRSYDFIIELLEINPCKRSSAKEVLDLVGDLREF from the exons TCTTATGACGATGAAAGTGGATCTGCTCCGTCGAGCATTAGAAGCCAAGCCTTTTCTTTATCTTCATACTTCCAGTCCATGTATGAAGTATTGAACAAAATCG GAAAAGGTGGATATGGTCGTGTCTTTGAATGTAGACACAAACTCGACGGGATGACATACGCAGTGAAAAAGATTCCATTCAATGAAGATAATGAAGATCAGGTCATCCA GGAGGTCAAGATAATGGCGCAATTGCATCATCCAAACATTGTTCGTTATCATCAG TCTTGGATTGAGGAAGGTTATGACCTATCTAGTGCCGATGATGAGTCATGTAGCACAGATAATTCTAATCCACCAACCAAGACACTCTATGTGGCAATGGAGTTTTGCCATGGGgg GACATTGGAAGGCATAATAAAAAACCCACTGGATATGGGTACGATTGAGAAGTATTTTACGCAGATGGCCAAAGGTTTGGGACACATCCACGAAAAGGGCATAATCCATAGAGACTTGTCTAAGCAAAATGTAATGCTGGACTCAAATGGGGACATCAAAATAGGAGATTTCGGATTTG CCATGCTCTTTGATAGGGGAGCAGACGgtagttcaatgacgagtacATCCGGACCAGTAGGAAATGTATCCTACCGTTCTCCAGAAATGACAAGATCTCCTACGTTTATAAATGATAAGACAGATATCTTCTCGCTCGGATTGATGATGTTTGAGATGGTTCATCACATGACGACTCAATCCGAAAGAGCGCGTAAGTTTGATCAAATAAGAAATGGCTCGTTAGATTGGAGCACTATAAATCTGAGATCCTACGATTTTATCATCGAGCTACTGGAAATCAATCCATGCAAGCGTAGTTCCGCGAAAGAAGTTTTGGATTTAGTTGGGGATTTgagagaattttaa